A single region of the Bacteroidota bacterium genome encodes:
- a CDS encoding calcium/sodium antiporter, producing the protein MNLIIFALGFLLLIQGADFLVDGAISIAKRLKISNLVIGLTVVSIGTSLPELIVNITSSLNGSNGIAIGNVIGSNIANILLIIGITAIFYPLPVKKNTSFTEIPFSFIITALLLLLVNQQLFVKGAFVGLSRANGIIFLLLQVVFIIYVIRLPKSKDINVESESDHSHLKSIIHHLVDFTHTNTWFNKLIYVYYQHSWLKSATFTGLGLAFMFFGGRWTVFGASGFARDMGVSEELIALTIIAIGTSLPELITSMVAAKKGSIDIAVGNVVGSLIFNVLWVLGLSSVISPISLLGLGHLNIDIIVLLGCNLLFFVFAGLSSKYIISRIEGVIFFLLYIAYMIYLIRRG; encoded by the coding sequence GTGAATCTGATCATTTTTGCCTTAGGCTTTTTATTACTTATACAGGGAGCTGATTTCCTGGTTGATGGCGCTATTTCCATCGCAAAAAGGCTGAAGATATCCAATTTAGTTATTGGTCTTACGGTCGTTTCTATTGGAACCTCTTTACCTGAACTTATTGTTAACATCACTTCCAGTTTAAATGGAAGCAATGGAATTGCGATAGGAAACGTTATTGGGAGCAACATTGCCAATATTTTACTGATTATTGGAATTACCGCCATATTCTATCCATTGCCTGTTAAAAAGAACACATCCTTCACAGAAATCCCATTTTCATTTATTATTACTGCACTTTTATTGTTATTAGTCAACCAACAGCTGTTTGTAAAAGGAGCTTTTGTAGGTCTCAGCAGGGCAAATGGAATTATTTTTCTACTGCTTCAGGTAGTTTTTATAATTTATGTTATTCGACTTCCCAAATCAAAAGATATTAATGTTGAATCGGAATCTGATCATAGTCATCTAAAATCAATAATTCATCACCTTGTTGACTTTACGCATACAAATACATGGTTCAATAAGCTCATTTACGTCTATTATCAGCACTCCTGGTTAAAATCAGCTACTTTCACTGGCTTGGGACTTGCCTTCATGTTTTTTGGTGGCAGATGGACTGTTTTTGGTGCTTCTGGTTTTGCACGCGACATGGGAGTTAGTGAAGAATTAATTGCCTTAACTATCATTGCTATTGGCACTTCGCTTCCTGAGTTGATTACATCGATGGTAGCTGCAAAAAAAGGAAGTATCGATATTGCGGTTGGCAATGTGGTTGGCTCGCTTATCTTCAATGTATTGTGGGTACTTGGCTTAAGCTCTGTAATTAGTCCGATTTCACTACTTGGTCTGGGGCACTTAAATATTGATATTATTGTTCTGTTAGGCTGTAATCTATTATTTTTTGTGTTTGCTGGATTAAGTTCGAAATACATCATATCCAGAATTGAGGGAGTGATATTCTTTCTCCT